A stretch of the Lolium perenne isolate Kyuss_39 chromosome 3, Kyuss_2.0, whole genome shotgun sequence genome encodes the following:
- the LOC127342712 gene encoding NDR1/HIN1-like protein 13, protein MGDRAYGPSSKPVPVAAPRSANGSANGSGGGGQPRPPPMVPGRVPPPPMYRPKPMAPPPRRRRSGRGWCCVCCLWLTLVLVGLVFLAAIALGVFYVIYHPQLPTFAVTSLRLAALNVSDSDAVSSRIEFTVTARNANEKMAFAYGDIAAAFSADGTDVGDGSVPGFVHPPGNTTVIKGSASAADVTVDPLVAEKLRSKKNHAMSVELDSKVGFQIGRFKSKRLNVRVLCGGFTAGLAKAAAPSPAPIIVAAAPAPVRSKVRLSSSSSSSGGATTTDVKCKLRVKIWIWSF, encoded by the coding sequence ATGGGCGACCGGGCGTACGGTCCGTCGTCGAAGCCGGTCCCCGTGGCGGCGCCACGGAGCGCGAACGGGTCGGCTAACGGCAGCGGCGGAGGAGGGCAGCCCCGGCCGCCGCCCATGGTCCCCGGGCGCGTCCCGCCCCCGCCGATGTACCGTCCGAAGCCGATGGCGCCCCCGCCGCGTCGGCGTCGGAGCGGGCGCGGGTGGTGCTGCGTGTGCTGCCTGTGGCTGACGCTGGTGCTGGTGGGTCTGGTGTTCCTGGCGGCCATCGCGCTGGGCGTCTTCTACGTGATATACCACCCGCAGCTCCCCACCTTCGCGGTGACGtcgctgcgtctggcggcgctGAACGTGTCGGACTCGGACGCGGTGAGCTCCCGCATCGAGTTCACGGTGACGGCGCGCAACGCGAACGAGAAGATGGCGTTCGCGTACGGCGACATCGCGGCGGCGTTCTCGGCGGACGGCACGGACGTCGGGGACGGGTCGGTGCCCGGGTTCGTGCACCCGCCGGGGAACACGACGGTGATCAAGGggtcggcgtcggcggcggacGTGACGGTGGATCCCTTGGTGGCGGAGAAGCTCAGATCCAAGAAGAACCACGCCATGTCGGTGGAGCTGGACTCCAAGGTCGGGTTCCAGATCGGGCGGTTCAAGTCGAAGCGGCTGAACGTGCGCGTGCTGTGCGGCGGGTTCACGGCGGGGCTGGCCAAGGCGGCCGCGCCCTCCCCGGCGCCCATCATCGTGGCCGCCGCGCCCGCGCCCGTCCGGTCGAAGGTCAGGCtgtcttcgtcttcgtcgtcTTCCGGCGGGGCGACGACGACGGACGTGAAGTGTAAGCTCCGCGTCAAGATCTGGATTTGGTCGTTTTGA